The Microbacter margulisiae genomic sequence GCATGCAGGTTGTTCTTTAGCCGAAAGTTGTCCATATGACGATTTTAAGCTCTTTGTTGAGGCTCATCCTGATCATAAGGTAATTTCTTACGTCAATACCTCTGCGGCTGTAAAAACGCTTACTGACGTTGTGGTAACTTCAAGTAATGCCAGGCAGATTGTAGAAAGCTTTCCCAAAGATGAAAAATTGATTTTTGCTCCTGATAGAAATTTAGGAAACTATATAAATAGCGTCACAGGACGCAATATGCTTTTATGGGACGGCGCCTGCCATGTCCATGAACAATTTTCATTGGAGAAGATTTTAGATCTGAAAAATCAATATCCACAGGCTAAAATTTTAGCACATCCCGAATGTCAGCGTGTTGTTTTAAACGTTGCTGATTACATCGGATCGACACTTGCTCTTCTGAATTATTCAAAAACATCCGATGCAACTCAATTTATCGTAGCCACTGAGAGCGGGATTCTTCATGAAATGAAAAAAGCATCTCCGCAAAAGGAGTTTATTCCTGCTCCTCCTTTGGACAGTACTTGCGGATGTAATGACTGTAACTTTATGAAAATGAATACACTAAAAAAAATGTATTTATGTTTGAAAAATGAATTTCCTTTTATTGAGATTGATGAAACGGTTCGCTTAAAAGCAGAAAAACCTATTCGTAAAATGTTAGAAATGAGCAAAAAATGAAAGTATGAGAAGGACATGTAAAGTACATTTATGAATATCATAATCTTGACATGTAAGCTCCATATTTCCTTTAACAATGAAATTTTTATCGTATGAAAAGTAAAACTATATTTTTGATTGCCACTATTTTTTTTCTGCATTTTGGTATGGCAGAAAGCCAAACACTGGATGCTCGATGGCTTCACGCGATTAACACACACACAACTCCATTTCTCAATAGCAGTAGTACCTTTTTATCCAATACGACTCCTTATGTGTCAGTCGGTCTCCCGGTTGTTTTGCTTGGAGTTGGATATTTAAGTAATGACGAATCACTAACAGAAGGCGGATGGTACATGGGTTCTTCGTTAGTAATATCAAGCTTTTTTACATTAGCTACGAAGTATGCTGTTGATAGACCGCGTCCTTATGTTTCCTATCCGGGTTATATTCATCCTCGTGGGTTGGAAGGTAGTCCTTCGTTTCCGTCAGGACATACTTCTTTGG encodes the following:
- the nadA gene encoding quinolinate synthase NadA, with the protein product MNIKNSWLINGFADEHIDDSIDLVSEINRLKQEKNAVILAHYYQKDEIQDIADVVGDSLALAQQATQLEADVFVMSGVHFMAETVKILNPSKKVLLPDMHAGCSLAESCPYDDFKLFVEAHPDHKVISYVNTSAAVKTLTDVVVTSSNARQIVESFPKDEKLIFAPDRNLGNYINSVTGRNMLLWDGACHVHEQFSLEKILDLKNQYPQAKILAHPECQRVVLNVADYIGSTLALLNYSKTSDATQFIVATESGILHEMKKASPQKEFIPAPPLDSTCGCNDCNFMKMNTLKKMYLCLKNEFPFIEIDETVRLKAEKPIRKMLEMSKK
- a CDS encoding phosphatase PAP2 family protein produces the protein MKSKTIFLIATIFFLHFGMAESQTLDARWLHAINTHTTPFLNSSSTFLSNTTPYVSVGLPVVLLGVGYLSNDESLTEGGWYMGSSLVISSFFTLATKYAVDRPRPYVSYPGYIHPRGLEGSPSFPSGHTSLAFSTATSLSMYCPKWYVIVPSFTWAAAVGYSRMNEGVHYPSDVLVGAVFGAGSAWLTFKLNKWLNKPVQRVSHHTLRWFHHADK